GAAGGTACACCTACAGATCAATTCAAAGACAGGGAAACACATCGGCATCCAGGATCGCGAACAAGTGATCGCTGGTATGGAGGCCAGCCTCCTTTCCCTTTTAGGTTTCTCTAAAAGGCCTAAACCCCAGGGTCCGGTTTACGTGCCGGAATCTCTGCGAAAGCTTTACGTCCGGCAAAATTCCATTGGCGTGGCGGACATCGCAAAACCAGGCATTCACACGAGATCGGCGAACACAGTTCGTTCCTTCTTCCACGTCGGTTAGTATCCTTCTTAAGTTCCTTATCGTTGGACATGTTTCGGACGAGAAAGACGTTGAAGAGGTTTCTACGGCTAAAAGATATACCGGTCGGGCAAGTGCTTTTTCGACGGTGACTCATTTGCAGCTTTACGAGAGATCCTTTTTTATCGTGTGAAAGTTAATAGTCGGTGCGCGTGCGTGCGCAACCATGATGACGTAGtccaaaaatagaaaatagagcGACGTAGAGGTAGATCGTTGTCGTAGGTAATTTTCGTTATAGTccatccttccttttttccagaGAGTGAACTCGACGAGAAGTTTCGCCTACCGAATCGATTTCGGCTCTCGTTTGACCTGAGGAGAATACCATTGGGTGAGAAGTTGCAAGCGGCTGAGCTGAGTCTCTCACGTATTGCGATAACCGAGGAGGATGACTCGAACGGGCCAAGACATGGAAGAGTACTTGTTTACGATATCGTCCGTCCAGGCATAAAGGGACGAAGTATGCCGATACTAAGATTGGTCGATAGCAAGGTGATAGATCTGAGGAAAAACGCCACGGTCAATTTGGATGTCCATCCGGCGGTAGAAAGGTGGATGAAGAATCACAAAAGCAATTACGGTCTTCTCGTTCATGTGATGACTGGCTCGAAGAAGTTAGAGAAGCAACATGTTAGACTGAAACGTAGTATCGACGAACAGAACGAGACATGGGTGATCAATCGTCCAATGTTGTTCACTTACATGGACGACGGTAGATACAAAATGACGTCTGGCAAGCAGATCTTGGATAGACGTGCCAGACGGGCAGCTTTAAGAAAGAACAGACGAAAGGATGGCCGAGAGAATTGTCGTCGACATCCGCTCTACGTTGACTTCGCCGACGTCGGTTGGAACGATTGGATCGTTGCTCCTCCCGGATACGACGCCTTCTATTGCCACGGAGATTGCCCGTTTCCTTTGGCGGACCATCTGAACTCGACTAATCACGCGATCGTCCAGAACTTGGTCTACTCGACGAAACCGAGCATGGTTCCGAAAGCATGTTGTGTGCCTACGGCCTTGAGCTCGATAAGTATGCTCTATCTCGACGAGGAGAACAAGGTTGTCCTGAAGAATTATCAGGATATGGCGGTCTTGGGTTGTGGGTGTCGTTAGATCTGCATAAACTTCAAAAGCCAATCCATcgaactctctttctttctcgaaagagagagggagagagagagagaacaattgATCGATGTTCAGCGATACAGACGCTCTTCTTTTAAGATCtttaatatcgtatttaaGGAGAAGGCTCACTTCTAACAGTCGtctgaaaaagaatataaagaataaattgttagaaagagtgagagactGTCGAGTATAGAGACTTCGCTCTCCATAaggtatatttttctaattccaTTCTCTCTAGACGATAAACGATTGTGAgaaagtgtgtgtatgtggtaTGCCTGAGTGCGTAGAATTCTTTCGCGTTTATCGCGGTTTCGatgaataaaaacaataatttgcaacaatttttattaaaacaaaaaaaatataaaacaaaaaagcaaaaaaaacaatcgaataaggaaaacaattatatatcgatttaagATATATGATATCCCTTGATTATCTTTATGATCTATTGGGAATATAGATTCTTCTTGTTCTACGGATCATAAGCAAAACTATAGACTATAAAAGAACACGcaagttaaagaagaaaagtgcaTGTGCCTATAAggactttttttgtttttttgattttctaacATAACATGCCGTCCTATATGTCTTATTTGATTTCATTCCATCTGCTTCTGTCATATTGTCAACGAAAGGTAATGGAATATAACGAGCGTGTATCATTGTGGAAAGGCAGGAAACGTTGAAAGAGTGACGGCAGAATGAGTTGAGAAATGTATATCCGAAGGATAAGTATTGATTTTCTTGATCTTTGCGAAAGATCCTCTGGAAAAagacaatattatttttgttctctcaagcgttaatatatatacaaaaataatccTTTAGTTTGATAACACAAGTTGATTCTTTCACAGCGAATATGTTAAAAAGCTAGGAAAGCTATCAACATAGCaatcaacgataaataataataataataataataataataatgataataaaaatattaatattaataataataataataataatattaataatattaataatattaataatagtaatagtaataataataataataaaaataaaaaataaataaataattttatatacacgcAGAGCAAACGAAATGACAAATGTGTGCCATGATCATGTGTACAACgtataaaattcaaagtaaACTAATAATGAGAATAGAATATTCGTCCACATAGAACTGCGATACGTGCGCATATGCAATTATACTTAAGCGAACAATTAAAGTTTGCTTAAAgcatataatgtataattatgtAGGCACATATAGAGAATTCCTGCCGCCTCAAATAAATTGTACCTGCCTACCTAAGgattactatttattatttttgccaaaagaaaaaaaaaatgaaacacgtgtgtatatttgtacaaaaagaaatgtgttAATGATAAGCGTATTTGTAAAATGTGTAAAGTATAAGCAAACGATAGTAGGCGACGAAAAAGTACATGTAAACATTGTAAATAATGCATTTGTAAAGTATCATAAACATGTATAttctatgatatatttttatctgttataatattttatcttattcccAAATTGTGCACAGTAGTATGATTTGAAAGTTATATGCggtcgattattattttaacgcTTATCTAATGCAAGTACTATCGAGCTAATGACTGCATTTAAGTTtcaatagaaattttaatatttttatatagtaatagtgcatatttttaaatagtaataatgcaCAATAATTTGCCTGATATGCTTTTAAGTAACTTCaacattttgattttgattcatttttactttttctttttttatttactcttatttgctctaaataatatataattattttatcattttatgttatagattgtcataaataattacaatgagAAGTAGCACATTGAAATTTAGTAcgtcattatattttttttttttatttataattgtagTTTTAAATAgtcgtttaaaattattttctttgattgttttaaataataatttaatgcaGTAACAATATCAAGTTATCCCCATGAAtgaatacttttaaatatagtGACTGTAAGATGAAGTTGTATATTTAAAGGTTATTCAGCGCTGcatcaattttctttgaacACTACATTCAATGGTAAAAAGAATTGCAATTACGACCTTACCGACGTTGGTATTATAGTTTATCTTTGGATTTTTTACGACTGTcggtaaaaatgattttaagatTAAATCTCATGGTAATGTCATAGAACTGCATTACCATCACGAAATCTATCTGATTACGTAGCGCACTCTATAAGTTTCTAATCTTATGTGCATATACACACAGGCGCGCATGCACAttcaaacatataaaaaattataaagtaattgcgattatataaatgatgataataatccTTTATTGTAATCGCGATAAACATATTTACTaagttacttttatttctccactgggttatattttatacgataaataaaattgttaaaggctttgcaaaaatttctatagataatgttgtttttttcttatttttcgaaaagaacCTTTATCAATGATCACGATAAGCGTAGATTACAGCACTAACGCCATAAAAGTTATTCAAGATCGATCAAACGTATGGTTATTGCATTATCTTCGTTAGAAACTGCACAGAACGAGatagcaaacaaaaaaaaaaaagagaaaataaaatttcgaataaaatagaaagaaacagaagaaaaccTCGATAATATCCACGCTATTGATTATTActgttaaaacaaaaattctatTCTCTCTTATATGAATCGGTAACTATAATTTCTTGGAGAAATTAGTTTGGTTTTCGTttgtttcataaatattcaatgaaaatttcgaaaattgatgaataaaaaattatttaaggtATCAAGGTACTATAGGGTTGCTTGTACACATAAATacagatattaaaaagaaatatttatcagTGCACTCATAGCGTACACCTTGTTCGGGAGCACTTGTCCGCTAAGCCTGAACACTTCATCTCAAGGGTCTCTTGTCATTAACAAATCATAAGGTGCAGCCGATTGTCAAGTAGTAACAATTAGTGATTTATCTTTCGTAATGAACACTCCAATGCAAATATGAAATGCCAATAATCCCTTTTGCACccgtaaagaaaaaatcatagTATAAGTCGAAAGACTGTGTcttaaaaacaagaaagagaaacatttcACAATCttattcatctttttctcccaAACTACTTTCCAAGTTAACAATTAATCTATCAACAATATCCTGCAACTTTATCAATGatagaaaagattattttattaatacactaatcgatctttctatctcttttgaaatctatctctatcagtttagaaaaaagaacacattATTAGTTCTCTATATCTTGGAATCATTACACGTGTTAGATACgatgatcatttttattatcattatatatacgcgtatactTGAACTCTTttagcttaaaaaaaaaaagaaagaaaagaaaagaaaaaaaaaaacgttttaaaaacttaacaaaataaaatataaatttattgttaaacctataaaaaaaaatccagcATGTTCATATCAATAGTAACAATATTTCTGTATCTGTCATATTAAGTGTTCAAATATAATCACCCTatcgttctttatttatcattacgaGAATACATACAAACGATAACAATATCGATTGTTGTAATTGCAAGTAATAGACGTATCGAGTTTGACGAAATAAAGACTTTGGTATTTGGGCCTCCTTCCTGTGTTACGGCTGACGGTAGTCAAACTAATCTATATAGGGTGTTATCAAATAGATAACGTTGCCAGAGTGCCTATCTGGAAGCCATATTTTTGATACAATGTACAGGTGATCGATATATCGCTACATAGTTCTCAGTAAGTTGGAACAACTAAACGGAATTGGTTGCTTAGAAAGCAAAATGATCGGATATGAATTGTCTGTTGCTGTGATAAAACTAAGTGATGCTTTTTGAAAGAACTATAGACCTTCTAATCCGAGAcacaatcattattatataattgcgCTAAAACTTTAACTACCGCGGGAACTTTTAATTTACGAAAGTATCgttaatttcaaaagaaataaaaaaataagaagagaagagaaagaagatggcAACTGGATACGACGATTGCTATGATGCTTCCTGGCACCTCATACCACCTGACTATGTCAGCAATGAAGAAGACTATaggtaaagataaaaagatataaatcgaaagaatagatagatagacattaagataaaatttaaatgaatatatatatatatacatatatcgattaGTATATCCGATTAGGCGAATAGTACCGGAAACGAGTTTAAGGACAGTCACGCACATTGGTTGGATCCTTTGGCGTAGAGTGGTACGCCTTGTTACACGGTTGTAACACCTAAGAACTATAAGGGCGAATGTGTTATAACACCTGTTGGTTTCCACCATAAATTTAGTATTAATCGTTAGCGATTatttccgtctttctctctctctcttcctctctctttatccaaTGAAATCAACTTATCGTTTTAACACGACAAACTTGAAACTGCTCCATTTTACTTTGAGAAAAAAGGTATGGATTCTCTTAAACGCTACTTAAGAAGACGTAAGTAGATCTAACTTAGCAAGCTGTGCTAAGTTCAAGTCACGTTTCCTTCTCAGCATGTCGAAGATACTTTTTTGAATGAAGAAAGGTGTCAAGAATGACAGAAAGAATTCTTTCGAAgcttttcttctctatatGTCTGTCCAAAGGCCTAtttatttgtgtgtatatgtgtgtatgttcgTAGTAAGCGGACCGTACTACGGACAGTAGTACTACGTTCATTCATGGATGGAGAGCCGCTCGATCCTTTGTAACGAGTTCATGAATGAACGTGTACTACAGCATTTTTCTTAAACTACACCTTAACCCTCCGATATCCGGTTTTTTCATTCCCTCTTATTCTTCAACCAAAAGgcaattttctttaacttttcgTTCCAAGAAATCGTTCATTTACTAAGATAgtttctacacacacacacaaattatTCCCTGAAAGTGTGTAAAAGATTTCATGACAATGGAAGGGTGTTACTTTTAAGACAATCTTTAATTCATTTCTAGATCTTTTACGCGTAGCGTATTAGAATTTTTAGGTCGAAAATTTTAAGTCGTTTTATTcagaagaaaattctaaaaatacCGTCAAAACTTCCGGAgaagttatttttaaaatttctcgTCTCAAAGTTTCTTATGCTTATTATAGATCATTTTAATGAGTcattacgttatatataacaaGGTTCTTATTATATGtcatatcaataataattcattttctttaaatttggAGACATTTCTTATCCAAACAAAACTAATACTTGTCGTCTAATTCTCAAGTACTGTACCTGTTCTCTTTTGTAAGTAAATCTCTTTTCAATGATAACTTTATTGCAATATTGTAATGGTAAAAGGTACTTGAGCAAGTACTATgttcaaataatattctttggtGGTCGACTGTGGGTGGACACTCGAAACGAAGATACGAAGAATGCTTTTGACAAATTCAGGTGACGACTCCGAAACGTGCCGACTTGAATGAAGGTTCATCCATTTAcgagatatttctttctattcagTATTAACATCACAATATCTGTACCTGTCGGTCAAACACCTGAGACTTCCGACGGTCACTTATTTATTGTTAGTACGTGCTCACGCAAAACTCGTCGAATATTTCGAGTggctcactttctttctcttttttcgagtACAAATCTTTCAAATAGTTTACTCAATGATACATTCTAAATAATTTGCTATTTTAACAATGGTACATCTCatcttaaattaaaatttggaTTTCTTGCCACGTAAAAGCCACAACACTTTCTCACAAAGCATAACAAATATATCTGAATTCTATTTTCCtctaaacaaaataattatcctAATCCTTAATTCGTAAATCTAATTGGATACAAACGAGTCTGCAATTCTAATCTTTCGAATCTAAACTCGttctaaaacatttttttggatgatgtaaaagaaacaacgatAATTAAAACTACGTTATcttgcaataaaataaaacaaaaagaaagtaggAGTCGCATCCTTGCCAGTAAAACAATGACGCGCAGACAAATTGGGTTGCGTGCTCGAAACAAGTTGGCACAGCTATCGCCAAACAGTCGTGGGAGACTGGCAAATGTTCCTCGATTGCTTGAACCTCCAAgttcttcatttctctctctctctctttaccaaCGACTAGGAACGAGGCTCGAAATTTTTCCAGGGTTAACAACAGTAGGAAAGAAGTGGAGAGAAAAGAGCGTgaagataatgaaagaaagaaaagaaaagaaaagaaaaaaaaataaaagtgaatcTCCTAAACTCGATTCTAACTGAGTTAGACGGTCAACCACTACAGTAACGAGCTTTCTTTCGTGACTCACAGaagtaacaaattttctttctctttttcacatttttacccatattatacgtatgtacatattatatatatgtacgtgtatatgtgttctctttttctatatatcaagAAGAGAATTTTAGAAGGAAGTCCAAAGAACGATTAGATTCAGAGCCTTAGGAAGCTTTTTGACTTCTCTGAAAATTCGACAAAAGATCCTATGAATGGACCGGAAATTCGCTTGATCCTCTCCCATTTGAcctgttcctttttctctttctcttcctaaaTCGAATAACTTCGATGATCCGTTTTCTCCGTTTCCCTGTTAACTTTACGATAAAATACATgcacacatattttttttattttttcttctctcattcgATAAAATCTAACAGCAAATATCGACTTTTCTAcgctagaaagaaagaactacGCTATTAACCTAGTTTTAGGTATCGATAGACCTCGATCTAATAAAACGACAGGTACAATgagtatgtgtgcgtgtgtgtgtttgcgtgagaaagagagagagagagagagagaaagagataataagaGGTGAacaaagggaagagagagagagagagagagagagaaaagagagaatgaaaaaggaagaagaaaaagtacgaAATGACACGGTAAAAGCACCACTAATGTTCTTCCGCATTAACACTCGAGCTAAAGTATACTTCTCCGTGAAAAAAGGTCCCTGATCGATGAAGCCAGCCGATTGGTTGGCTAGCTTCGAGCTTAGGAAATCGAGGTCCTGAAAAGCATCGACCTACCCTTGCAGGGATCGACGTTTCTATTGGCTACTACATTGCTCCACCCCCTTTTACTAAGTTACCCTGGTAACATCACTGGTACGAGGCTGAAATTACACATGACTCTCTCGActgcttttttttcaatttttctactcaactaaataatttcacaaaattaaatcaaaccaaattaaaacgaacaaaatcgTGATCTCTAAAATCctgatatttctctctttttttttttaatttttacctCAACAACATAATGATCAAATGTGAGCTTGAAAATCTGTcgattatatagaataaatttgttcttaaaaaaaaaaaaagaaaaaaaaagaacggaggAGAAACGATAGATACTGATACTGTATAAGGTCAATTTCCATAAGGGGTGGAAGCAATGGATTCGTTGGCCAAGCGAAACGAGGGGATGAGTATATAAAATCTCCGCCCCTTTTCGTAGAACCGCCCCTAGCTTCGAGGGTGCTTCAGTGAACGAAACGGAACGGAGGTAGGGACACTAGCGGTCAAGTGTTCGTCGAGTACACTCAAAAACGACAAGAAGAGTCCTTCACCTTTTGCGAAAAGGGACTCGAGAGACGAGCTACTTAAAAGTAGGCCGAGACACTTCGTCAGTGAACACGTGAAAATTTGCGAACCGTTCGGATCGGCTTCGTATTTAtttgtgtatttgtgtgtctGCGTGTATATCTCTGTGCGTGGGTGTATCTCTGTGTAcgtgattttttaattttttctttgtattttctttacgtttcaATTTGGTGACATACTGAgctgataatttaaaaaagaaaaaggaagaatgagGAATTATGAAGTATTGCATCGATTCAGAATT
This DNA window, taken from Vespula vulgaris chromosome 19, iyVesVulg1.1, whole genome shotgun sequence, encodes the following:
- the LOC127070801 gene encoding protein decapentaplegic-like isoform X1 → MILIFYIVSLRSSSLLFRPLIFHVFPSSYFYHRMLYIEICVNVSGKVTSVSDVVTMRMLLLIRLTLVTAGVLLANSSASPNTKVHLQINSKTGKHIGIQDREQVIAGMEASLLSLLGFSKRPKPQGPVYVPESLRKLYVRQNSIGVADIAKPGIHTRSANTVRSFFHVESELDEKFRLPNRFRLSFDLRRIPLGEKLQAAELSLSRIAITEEDDSNGPRHGRVLVYDIVRPGIKGRSMPILRLVDSKVIDLRKNATVNLDVHPAVERWMKNHKSNYGLLVHVMTGSKKLEKQHVRLKRSIDEQNETWVINRPMLFTYMDDGRYKMTSGKQILDRRARRAALRKNRRKDGRENCRRHPLYVDFADVGWNDWIVAPPGYDAFYCHGDCPFPLADHLNSTNHAIVQNLVYSTKPSMVPKACCVPTALSSISMLYLDEENKVVLKNYQDMAVLGCGCR
- the LOC127070801 gene encoding protein decapentaplegic-like isoform X2, with translation MADGKVTSVSDVVTMRMLLLIRLTLVTAGVLLANSSASPNTKVHLQINSKTGKHIGIQDREQVIAGMEASLLSLLGFSKRPKPQGPVYVPESLRKLYVRQNSIGVADIAKPGIHTRSANTVRSFFHVESELDEKFRLPNRFRLSFDLRRIPLGEKLQAAELSLSRIAITEEDDSNGPRHGRVLVYDIVRPGIKGRSMPILRLVDSKVIDLRKNATVNLDVHPAVERWMKNHKSNYGLLVHVMTGSKKLEKQHVRLKRSIDEQNETWVINRPMLFTYMDDGRYKMTSGKQILDRRARRAALRKNRRKDGRENCRRHPLYVDFADVGWNDWIVAPPGYDAFYCHGDCPFPLADHLNSTNHAIVQNLVYSTKPSMVPKACCVPTALSSISMLYLDEENKVVLKNYQDMAVLGCGCR